Proteins from a genomic interval of Pseudoalteromonas aliena SW19:
- a CDS encoding ABC transporter ATP-binding protein encodes MNKQTIALNIEGLTKVYKNGVEAIKGVDLQVREGDFFALLGPNGAGKSTTIGVISSLVNKTKGKVEVFGCDIDADLEAAKAHLGLVPQEFNFSQFETLSQILVNQAGYYGVPRGEAHKRADKYLAQLGLLEKKDKQARTLSGGMKRRLMIARALMHEPKLLILDEPTAGVDIELRRSMWDFLRQINEQGVTIILTTHYLEEAELLCKNIAIIDSGRIVENTTIKALLAKLDKETFILDLKVPANPVTLDGYKFTMTDDHTVEVEVAKSQGLNAVFSALTNQGNTVLSMRNKANRLEELFVGLLEQGRGE; translated from the coding sequence ATGAATAAGCAAACTATTGCTTTAAATATTGAAGGCCTTACCAAGGTTTATAAAAATGGTGTTGAGGCTATAAAAGGCGTTGATTTACAAGTGCGAGAGGGCGACTTTTTTGCGCTGCTTGGTCCAAATGGAGCGGGTAAATCAACCACTATTGGTGTTATTTCGTCTTTGGTGAATAAAACAAAAGGTAAAGTAGAGGTATTCGGTTGTGATATTGATGCTGACTTAGAAGCAGCTAAAGCGCATTTGGGCTTAGTGCCGCAAGAGTTTAACTTCAGTCAATTTGAAACGCTTAGCCAAATACTCGTTAATCAAGCTGGTTATTATGGTGTGCCACGCGGTGAAGCCCACAAGCGCGCCGACAAATACCTAGCGCAGCTTGGCTTACTTGAGAAAAAAGACAAACAAGCGCGTACGCTTTCAGGTGGTATGAAACGCCGCTTAATGATTGCTCGCGCACTCATGCACGAACCAAAACTGCTTATACTTGATGAGCCAACAGCAGGGGTCGATATAGAATTACGCCGTTCAATGTGGGACTTTTTACGCCAAATTAATGAGCAAGGCGTGACCATTATTTTAACCACCCATTACCTTGAAGAAGCCGAATTACTGTGTAAAAACATTGCTATTATCGACAGTGGCCGAATTGTTGAAAACACCACAATTAAAGCACTGCTTGCAAAGCTTGATAAAGAAACCTTTATTTTAGATTTAAAAGTGCCAGCAAATCCAGTCACACTTGATGGTTATAAATTTACCATGACGGATGATCATACTGTTGAAGTCGAAGTCGCTAAATCACAGGGCTTAAATGCGGTATTTAGCGCATTAACAAACCAAGGTAATACAGTGTTAAGTATGCGAAATAAAGCAAACAGACTCGAAGAGTTATTTGTCGGATTACTAGAGCAAGGGCGGGGCGAATAA
- a CDS encoding undecaprenyl-diphosphate phosphatase, whose protein sequence is MSIIEIIILALIQGFTEFLPISSSAHLILPSQILGWEDQGLAFDVAVHVGTLIAVVIYFRKEVADILSAWFKSFGAQGTTDDSKLGWWIILGTVPAAVLGLLLKDLIELYLRSAWIIAATTIVFGLLLWYADAKGKQIKTIYQLNWKTALIIGFAQAVAMIPGTSRSGITMTAGLMLGMNKQSAARFSFLLAIPIISMMGLYYTAELALGDHIVDWNTLLLGVVLSFLSAYACIFMFLKVIERMGMLPFVIYRLLLGVGLIIFLTM, encoded by the coding sequence ATGAGTATTATCGAAATAATTATTTTAGCCCTTATTCAAGGATTCACTGAATTTTTACCTATATCGAGTTCAGCGCATTTAATTCTACCATCACAAATTTTAGGCTGGGAAGATCAAGGACTCGCGTTTGATGTGGCGGTACATGTTGGTACTTTAATCGCAGTGGTTATTTATTTTCGTAAAGAGGTGGCCGATATACTCAGTGCGTGGTTTAAATCATTTGGCGCGCAAGGTACTACTGATGACAGTAAATTAGGCTGGTGGATAATTTTAGGGACTGTCCCCGCTGCTGTTTTAGGTTTGTTGTTAAAAGATTTAATCGAGTTGTACTTACGCAGCGCATGGATTATTGCTGCAACAACCATCGTATTTGGTTTACTACTTTGGTACGCCGATGCAAAAGGTAAACAAATTAAAACTATTTACCAACTTAATTGGAAAACAGCGCTCATTATTGGTTTTGCACAAGCTGTTGCAATGATCCCAGGTACTTCACGTTCAGGTATAACAATGACTGCAGGTTTAATGCTGGGCATGAATAAACAAAGCGCTGCACGTTTCTCATTTTTATTAGCTATTCCTATCATCTCTATGATGGGGCTATATTACACAGCAGAGCTTGCGTTAGGCGATCATATTGTTGATTGGAATACGTTATTGCTAGGTGTGGTGCTATCGTTCTTGTCGGCTTATGCATGTATATTTATGTTTTTAAAAGTCATAGAGCGAATGGGGATGCTGCCATTTGTAATATATCGCTTATTACTGGGTGTAGGCTTGATTATATTTTTAACGATGTAG
- a CDS encoding ABC transporter permease, with protein MFKYGVALKSLWIKECIRFLRIWVQTLVPPAITMSLYFVIFGNLIGSRIGDMGGFSYMEFIVPGLIMMSVITNSYSNVASSFYSTKFQKSIEELLVAPVPNYIIVLGYMGGGMTRGIMVGFIVTCVSLLFVDIQIHNIFVIMATVILTSAVFALGGLINAIYANSFDDISIIPTFILTPLTYLGGVFYSITLLPEFWQNVSQINPIIYMVNAFRYGFLGVSDVDLSVALGVILVFITALFTLALTLIKKGVGLRH; from the coding sequence ATGTTTAAATATGGCGTAGCCTTAAAAAGTTTATGGATCAAAGAATGTATTCGTTTTTTACGTATTTGGGTGCAAACCTTAGTACCGCCTGCAATTACAATGAGTTTATATTTTGTTATTTTTGGTAACTTAATTGGCTCACGCATTGGCGACATGGGTGGCTTTAGCTACATGGAGTTTATTGTACCTGGCCTTATAATGATGTCGGTTATTACTAATTCCTATTCCAATGTAGCCTCTAGTTTTTATTCAACAAAGTTTCAAAAAAGTATTGAAGAGCTATTAGTAGCACCAGTTCCTAATTACATTATTGTACTGGGTTATATGGGCGGTGGTATGACGCGCGGTATAATGGTGGGCTTTATAGTGACCTGTGTGTCATTGTTATTTGTTGATATTCAAATCCATAATATTTTTGTAATTATGGCGACGGTTATTTTAACCTCGGCTGTATTTGCACTAGGTGGTTTAATTAATGCGATTTACGCAAATAGTTTTGACGATATAAGCATTATCCCTACCTTTATTTTAACGCCATTAACTTACTTAGGTGGTGTATTTTATTCAATTACGCTATTGCCAGAATTTTGGCAAAACGTATCGCAAATAAACCCTATAATTTACATGGTTAACGCGTTTCGTTACGGCTTTTTAGGCGTGTCGGATGTTGATTTAAGCGTGGCGCTTGGGGTTATTTTAGTATTTATAACAGCGTTATTTACATTAGCGCTTACGTTAATTAAAAAAGGTGTGGGGCTAAGACACTAA
- a CDS encoding EAL domain-containing protein, giving the protein MLKGRVKVSWLMAGFSLFLISLLTYVYYTYQTTRAEIMQSVDTRLLNAATSVKHILGEEYLSRANRGEAIDFSEYQTKSKQLSEFTQALDIAYVYSMILKNDKIYFSGSSYTQDDLSNGKVTQFLDIYPEATDANISAFYSTEPVFEISSDQWGHFKSIFIPYVDTASGHTYLTGADITIYDLNQKLKESVSKAAAMASFFFFIALLVAAIYIYLLKRSLATDSSTGFENHIALEYFIKQSNAHHMQLAVIWINEIEDINSFYGTEVGDKVMKNLLIHFKRRCSSRCRVYRLATNKLVLLAPKEIPYDEFTDLIETYNFNAPLLTDPFIYITLCAGIASGNKSLLLENAHIAALQAKQGRHTVVNYSKALHDVKVQYQYNVEMAKEVREAFDNNRIVPYFQPIIDINTKRVVQYECLARMVTASGEILKPEAFLNVVTRSRMDGLLTRTLFSQCISRFRKTDICWSLNITAQDMLDPSLSEFIADELKRYPHPSNITLELLETQAIANFSEVKAFIGMVKTKGVKVIIDDFGSGYSNISNVLKLEVDGIKLDGALIKQIVNDKDIYLFIEHIASFANQLGLQLMAGSVENATIVTALKKANVTLMQGVYFAHPAPHVNSQSNEELTS; this is encoded by the coding sequence ATGCTTAAAGGAAGAGTGAAAGTAAGTTGGTTAATGGCTGGCTTTTCATTATTTTTAATCAGTTTACTTACTTACGTTTACTACACCTATCAAACGACTCGCGCTGAAATAATGCAATCGGTCGACACCCGCCTACTAAATGCAGCAACTAGCGTAAAGCATATTTTGGGCGAGGAGTACCTCAGCAGAGCTAACCGAGGTGAAGCGATTGATTTTTCTGAATATCAAACTAAGAGTAAACAGCTCTCTGAATTTACCCAAGCGCTCGATATCGCTTATGTTTACTCTATGATATTAAAGAACGACAAAATTTATTTTAGTGGTTCTAGCTATACACAAGACGATCTGAGCAATGGCAAAGTAACTCAGTTTTTAGATATTTACCCTGAAGCAACAGATGCAAATATTAGCGCTTTTTATTCAACCGAACCCGTATTTGAAATATCGAGCGATCAATGGGGTCATTTTAAAAGCATTTTTATTCCTTATGTTGATACAGCGAGTGGGCACACCTACCTAACCGGCGCCGACATTACAATTTATGATTTAAACCAAAAGCTTAAGGAAAGTGTATCTAAAGCAGCGGCGATGGCGAGTTTCTTTTTTTTTATCGCATTACTTGTTGCAGCTATTTATATCTATTTGCTCAAACGTTCTTTAGCAACAGACTCAAGTACAGGCTTTGAAAATCATATTGCCCTTGAGTATTTTATTAAGCAAAGTAATGCACACCATATGCAACTTGCGGTTATTTGGATCAACGAAATTGAAGATATAAATAGCTTCTATGGTACTGAGGTCGGCGATAAAGTAATGAAAAACTTACTTATTCATTTTAAACGCCGCTGCTCTTCTCGTTGTCGTGTGTACCGCTTAGCAACGAATAAGCTAGTGTTACTTGCGCCTAAAGAAATCCCTTACGATGAATTTACTGATCTTATTGAAACCTATAACTTTAATGCTCCATTACTCACCGATCCATTTATTTATATTACTCTGTGCGCTGGAATAGCCAGTGGCAATAAATCGCTGCTACTCGAAAATGCCCACATAGCGGCATTGCAAGCCAAACAAGGTCGCCATACCGTCGTTAATTACTCAAAAGCACTTCACGATGTAAAAGTACAATATCAATACAATGTCGAAATGGCTAAAGAGGTTCGAGAAGCGTTTGATAACAATCGCATTGTCCCTTATTTTCAGCCTATTATTGATATAAACACTAAACGCGTAGTGCAGTATGAATGTTTAGCACGGATGGTTACAGCAAGTGGTGAAATACTCAAGCCAGAGGCTTTTTTAAATGTAGTTACCCGCTCAAGAATGGATGGCTTATTGACCCGCACACTATTTTCACAATGTATTAGCCGCTTTAGAAAAACAGATATTTGCTGGAGCTTAAATATAACCGCGCAAGATATGCTTGATCCTAGTTTGAGTGAGTTTATAGCCGACGAATTAAAACGTTATCCACACCCGAGCAACATCACTTTGGAACTTTTGGAAACACAGGCAATTGCTAATTTTTCAGAGGTCAAAGCATTTATAGGAATGGTTAAAACCAAGGGCGTAAAAGTAATTATTGATGATTTTGGTAGCGGTTATTCGAATATTTCTAACGTGCTTAAGCTTGAAGTCGATGGCATTAAACTAGATGGCGCTTTAATAAAGCAAATAGTAAACGATAAAGATATCTATTTATTTATTGAGCACATTGCTAGCTTTGCAAATCAGTTGGGATTACAGTTAATGGCTGGATCGGTGGAAAATGCGACCATAGTGACCGCGCTGAAAAAAGCGAATGTGACGCTGATGCAAGGTGTTTACTTTGCTCACCCAGCGCCACATGTTAATTCCCAAAGTAATGAAGAATTAACAAGCTAA
- the mpl gene encoding UDP-N-acetylmuramate:L-alanyl-gamma-D-glutamyl-meso-diaminopimelate ligase, whose amino-acid sequence MHIHILGICGTFMGGIAAIATSLGHKVTGSDQNVYPPMSTQLQELGIELTQGYDVSQLDPKPDMVVIGNAMSRGNPCVEYVLDKSLPYTSGPEWLKHNLLQDSWVLAVAGTHGKTTTASMLAWVLEYAGLKPGFLIGGIVQNFGVSAKVGETPFFVIEADEYDTAFFDKRSKFVHYLPRTLILNNLEFDHADIFEDLNAIKKQFHHLMRTLPQSGKVIWPKQDVALNDVITQGLWSESETLGDDWGYELIKADGSEFNVLLNNEKQGTVCWQAIGEHNVKNAIMSIAAARHVGIAIDHSIDALGEFISPKRRMELKADINNIKVYDDFAHHPTAIKTTLAGLRAKVGDEKIIAILEPRSNTMKMGVHQYTLLDSLRDADDVLLFEPENLNWSLKEQADKADMQCFSSTQTIIDTVLENIEPNQHILIMSNGGFNGLHQHLVDGLAAKYSGE is encoded by the coding sequence ATGCATATACATATTTTGGGCATTTGTGGCACGTTTATGGGGGGGATTGCTGCCATTGCTACATCACTTGGGCATAAAGTAACAGGTTCTGATCAAAACGTTTATCCACCAATGAGCACGCAGCTGCAAGAACTCGGCATTGAATTAACTCAAGGCTATGACGTATCTCAATTAGATCCAAAGCCTGATATGGTGGTTATTGGTAATGCAATGAGCCGTGGTAACCCATGTGTAGAATATGTACTTGATAAAAGCCTGCCTTATACTTCAGGACCTGAGTGGCTAAAGCATAATTTATTACAAGACTCATGGGTGCTTGCTGTCGCCGGTACGCATGGTAAAACAACCACAGCAAGTATGTTAGCGTGGGTATTAGAATATGCGGGCTTAAAGCCTGGGTTTTTAATTGGTGGCATAGTGCAAAACTTTGGTGTGTCAGCGAAAGTGGGCGAAACGCCATTTTTCGTTATCGAAGCGGATGAATACGATACCGCTTTTTTTGATAAACGCAGTAAGTTTGTACACTACCTTCCGCGTACGCTTATTTTAAACAATCTTGAATTTGATCATGCTGATATTTTTGAAGATTTAAACGCAATAAAAAAACAATTTCATCACTTAATGCGTACATTACCTCAAAGTGGCAAAGTAATTTGGCCAAAGCAAGACGTAGCGCTTAATGATGTAATAACACAAGGGCTTTGGAGTGAAAGCGAAACCCTAGGGGATGACTGGGGCTATGAATTAATAAAAGCAGATGGTAGTGAGTTTAATGTACTTTTAAACAATGAAAAGCAAGGCACTGTTTGCTGGCAAGCAATAGGCGAGCATAACGTTAAAAATGCGATTATGAGCATTGCTGCTGCGCGTCATGTGGGTATTGCGATTGACCATAGTATTGATGCGTTAGGGGAGTTTATTAGCCCGAAAAGGCGCATGGAGCTAAAGGCTGATATAAATAATATTAAAGTGTATGACGACTTTGCGCATCACCCAACAGCAATTAAAACAACGCTAGCAGGACTGCGCGCTAAAGTAGGCGATGAAAAAATTATCGCTATTTTAGAGCCACGCTCAAACACCATGAAAATGGGCGTGCACCAATATACATTATTAGATTCACTACGTGATGCTGACGACGTGCTACTTTTTGAGCCAGAGAATCTAAATTGGTCGCTAAAAGAGCAAGCAGATAAAGCCGATATGCAGTGCTTTAGCAGTACACAAACAATTATTGATACAGTGCTCGAAAATATTGAGCCTAATCAACATATTTTAATTATGAGCAATGGCGGTTTTAATGGTCTTCATCAACACCTTGTTGATGGTTTAGCTGCTAAATACAGCGGAGAATAA
- the trmB gene encoding tRNA (guanine(46)-N(7))-methyltransferase TrmB — translation MSDANSRSIVSNQAGIHEKLDEIVNKHLEAEFKKPIAAHTQAAFDEVNAKVQAFNGPLILDSCCGVGESSANLAKRHPDALVVGIDKSSHRLDKHDVEYKQTDSGQYILVQADLNDFWRLAVAANWQPTHHYLLYPNPWPKSKHIRRRWHGAAIFPFIVKLGGLLEVRSNWDIYVKEFARALELTGNSCDVALYESDDAITPFERKYWASGQQSHRLIINLT, via the coding sequence ATGAGTGATGCAAATTCACGTAGTATTGTATCTAATCAAGCGGGTATTCACGAAAAGCTTGATGAAATAGTAAATAAGCACTTAGAGGCTGAGTTTAAAAAACCGATTGCAGCGCATACTCAGGCCGCATTTGATGAAGTAAACGCTAAAGTACAGGCCTTTAATGGCCCGCTTATTTTAGACTCGTGCTGTGGCGTGGGTGAAAGCTCAGCTAACTTAGCTAAGCGCCATCCTGATGCACTTGTGGTAGGCATTGATAAATCATCGCACCGCCTTGATAAACATGATGTTGAATATAAACAGACCGACAGCGGGCAATATATTTTAGTGCAAGCAGACTTAAATGACTTTTGGCGTTTAGCGGTTGCAGCTAATTGGCAACCTACACACCATTATTTGTTGTATCCAAACCCATGGCCTAAGTCTAAGCATATTCGAAGACGTTGGCATGGCGCGGCTATTTTTCCGTTTATAGTTAAATTAGGCGGTTTGCTAGAAGTACGTAGTAATTGGGATATTTACGTTAAAGAGTTTGCTAGAGCGCTTGAACTCACTGGTAACTCTTGCGATGTAGCGCTTTATGAATCTGATGATGCGATTACGCCTTTTGAGCGAAAATACTGGGCCAGTGGCCAGCAAAGCCACCGACTTATTATTAATTTAACCTAA
- the rpiA gene encoding ribose-5-phosphate isomerase RpiA: MTQDELKKAAAWAALEFVKENTIVGVGTGSTVNHFIDALGSVKDTIVGAVSSSEASTARLKELGIEVFELNNIDVLDVYVDGADEINAQNEMIKGGGAALTREKIVAAVAKQFVCIVDDTKLVETLGDFPLPIEVIPMARSYVARELLKLGGDPVYRQGVVTDNGNVILDVYNLNITNAKQLEAQINSIVGVVTNGLFAERGADKVIIGTKNGPQIK, from the coding sequence ATGACACAAGACGAATTAAAAAAAGCTGCAGCATGGGCTGCACTCGAGTTTGTAAAAGAAAACACCATAGTGGGTGTAGGCACAGGCTCAACAGTTAATCATTTTATTGATGCATTAGGCTCAGTAAAAGACACGATTGTAGGCGCGGTATCAAGCTCAGAAGCCTCTACTGCTCGTTTAAAAGAGTTGGGTATTGAAGTGTTTGAGCTTAACAACATCGATGTTTTAGATGTATACGTTGATGGCGCAGATGAAATTAACGCCCAAAATGAAATGATCAAAGGCGGTGGTGCAGCTCTGACTCGCGAAAAAATAGTCGCGGCTGTTGCTAAACAATTTGTATGTATTGTTGATGACACTAAGTTAGTAGAGACATTAGGAGATTTCCCACTTCCGATAGAAGTTATTCCAATGGCGCGCAGCTACGTAGCACGTGAGTTGTTAAAGTTGGGGGGCGATCCTGTTTACCGTCAAGGCGTAGTGACCGATAACGGTAACGTTATTTTAGATGTGTACAATTTAAATATTACCAATGCTAAACAACTTGAAGCACAAATAAATTCAATTGTTGGCGTAGTTACCAATGGCCTATTCGCAGAGCGTGGTGCTGATAAAGTAATTATTGGCACTAAAAATGGGCCTCAAATTAAATAG
- the serA gene encoding phosphoglycerate dehydrogenase, with protein MSKVSLAKDKIKILLLEGVHQSAVETLKRNGYSNIDYVKTSLPEDELKERIKDAHFVGLRSRTHINEAVLDAAEKLIAIGCFCIGTNQVDLNSARERGIAVFNAPFSNTRSVAELVLGEILLLLRGIPQRNAAAHRGGWLKTANGSFEARGKTLGIIGYGHIGTQLGIMAENIGMNVDFYDIEDKLSLGNATQVHNLTQLLQRSDIISLHVPETPQTKNLIGTAELAVMKHGAILINASRGTVVDIDALAEALTEKKLSGAAIDVFPVEPKSNNEEFISPLREFDNVILTPHIGGSTQEAQENIGIEVAGKLAKYSDNGSTITAVNFPEVSLPELANRSRLLHVHHNRPGVLTQINQAFAQHGINIAAQYLQTDEAIGYVVIDVDTDHSEVALKELSAVEGTIRARILH; from the coding sequence ATGAGTAAGGTATCATTAGCAAAAGACAAAATTAAAATTCTCTTGCTTGAGGGTGTGCACCAAAGCGCAGTTGAAACGCTAAAGCGCAATGGTTATAGCAATATCGACTACGTTAAAACATCCCTACCTGAGGACGAGCTCAAAGAACGTATTAAAGATGCACACTTTGTAGGGCTTCGTTCTCGCACTCATATAAATGAAGCCGTATTAGATGCGGCTGAAAAGCTCATCGCAATTGGCTGTTTTTGTATTGGTACAAACCAAGTTGACTTAAACAGCGCACGCGAACGTGGTATTGCCGTATTTAATGCGCCATTTTCTAACACTCGCTCAGTTGCAGAGCTGGTGCTTGGTGAGATTTTATTATTATTACGTGGTATTCCACAACGTAATGCAGCAGCTCACCGTGGCGGTTGGTTAAAAACGGCCAATGGTTCGTTTGAAGCGCGTGGCAAAACATTAGGTATTATTGGCTATGGTCATATTGGCACGCAACTAGGTATCATGGCCGAAAACATTGGTATGAACGTTGATTTTTACGACATTGAAGATAAATTATCACTTGGGAATGCCACTCAAGTACATAATTTAACTCAGTTATTACAACGCTCTGATATTATTAGCTTGCACGTACCAGAAACACCTCAAACTAAAAACCTAATTGGCACCGCTGAGCTTGCGGTTATGAAGCATGGGGCTATTTTGATTAATGCTTCTCGCGGAACTGTGGTTGATATTGACGCACTTGCAGAGGCACTAACAGAGAAAAAACTCAGTGGTGCAGCAATCGATGTATTCCCAGTTGAGCCTAAATCTAACAATGAAGAATTTATATCGCCATTGCGTGAGTTCGACAACGTTATTTTAACGCCACACATTGGTGGTTCAACACAAGAGGCACAAGAAAATATTGGCATTGAAGTTGCCGGTAAACTAGCTAAATACTCAGATAATGGCTCTACCATCACCGCCGTCAATTTCCCTGAAGTATCACTGCCAGAGCTTGCTAATCGTAGCCGCTTATTACACGTACACCACAATCGCCCTGGCGTATTAACACAAATTAACCAAGCTTTTGCCCAGCACGGTATTAATATTGCCGCGCAGTATTTGCAAACTGATGAAGCAATTGGTTATGTTGTTATTGATGTGGATACAGATCATTCAGAAGTTGCACTAAAAGAACTCAGTGCCGTTGAGGGAACAATTAGAGCGCGTATTTTACATTAA
- the panP gene encoding pyridoxal-dependent aspartate 1-decarboxylase PanP, whose translation MDQKRCAVASKESLKRIFTVPEAPDSTLSKIELEISSNLAGFLNENIAAIEKPLHEIEKDFQSAVIPEDPTFVSAYAQDIMEQLVAHSVHTAAPSFIGHMTSALPHFLLPLSKLMVGLNQNLVKIETSKAFTPLERQVLGMMHHLAYGQEDSFYSKWMHSAKTSLGAFCSGGTVANITALWIARNRLFKPDGDFRGIGAQGLIAGMLHYGYKGLAVLISERGHYSLGKSVDLLGIGRENLIGIKTSEDNKVDVGAMREKALELESQGIKVMAIIGVAGTTETGNIDPLNEMADLAEQINCHFHVDAAWGGATLLSTTHRPLLKGIERADSITIDAHKQMYVPMGAGLVLFKDPAATDAIEHHAEYILRKGSKDLGSHTLEGSRPGMAMLVHACLRVIGRKGYEMLIDRSIKKAYYFADLIKADEDFELISEPELCLLTYRYVPKKIKQAIAEADAATRLDIFASLNRFTASMQKRQRESGRSFVSRTRLTPSKYDNQPTVVFRVVLANPLTSGAILKDILAEQKELAKTDPVFKKYLRKYM comes from the coding sequence ATGGATCAAAAGCGTTGTGCCGTCGCCTCTAAAGAAAGCCTTAAGCGTATATTTACTGTACCTGAAGCGCCAGACTCAACTTTAAGCAAAATCGAGCTTGAAATTTCGAGTAATTTAGCAGGTTTCTTAAACGAAAATATTGCGGCAATTGAAAAACCATTACATGAAATTGAAAAAGACTTTCAATCGGCTGTTATCCCTGAGGATCCAACGTTTGTATCTGCTTATGCACAGGACATAATGGAACAGCTCGTTGCGCATTCAGTGCATACCGCAGCCCCCAGTTTTATAGGTCACATGACTTCGGCTTTGCCACATTTTTTATTACCGCTGTCAAAATTGATGGTGGGGCTAAACCAAAACCTAGTAAAAATAGAAACGTCTAAAGCATTTACACCTCTTGAGCGCCAAGTGCTTGGAATGATGCATCATTTAGCTTATGGGCAAGAAGACTCATTTTATTCTAAATGGATGCACAGCGCAAAAACCTCTCTCGGTGCTTTTTGCTCAGGTGGTACGGTTGCTAATATTACTGCGCTTTGGATTGCACGAAACCGCTTATTCAAGCCTGATGGTGATTTTAGAGGGATAGGCGCACAAGGCTTAATTGCTGGTATGCTGCATTACGGATACAAAGGTTTAGCGGTATTAATATCAGAACGTGGACATTACTCGTTAGGTAAATCGGTAGATTTATTAGGTATCGGTCGCGAAAATTTAATCGGCATTAAAACCAGCGAAGATAATAAAGTCGATGTAGGAGCGATGCGTGAAAAGGCACTTGAGCTAGAATCGCAAGGCATTAAAGTAATGGCAATTATTGGGGTCGCTGGTACGACCGAAACAGGGAATATAGATCCCCTTAATGAAATGGCCGATTTAGCAGAGCAAATTAATTGTCATTTTCATGTCGATGCAGCATGGGGAGGAGCAACACTTTTATCAACGACTCATCGCCCTTTATTAAAAGGCATTGAACGCGCTGATTCAATCACCATTGATGCACACAAACAAATGTATGTACCAATGGGAGCTGGTTTGGTTTTATTTAAAGACCCTGCGGCAACCGATGCAATAGAACACCACGCAGAGTATATTTTGCGTAAAGGCTCTAAAGACTTAGGTAGTCACACGCTTGAAGGTAGTCGTCCTGGAATGGCGATGTTAGTGCATGCTTGCTTACGTGTTATTGGTCGTAAAGGCTACGAAATGTTGATCGATAGAAGCATTAAAAAGGCGTACTATTTTGCTGATTTAATTAAAGCCGACGAGGATTTCGAACTTATTTCAGAGCCCGAGTTGTGTTTATTAACATACCGCTACGTACCTAAAAAAATAAAACAAGCAATAGCTGAAGCGGATGCCGCAACGCGTTTAGATATTTTTGCATCATTGAATCGCTTTACTGCCAGCATGCAAAAAAGGCAGCGTGAATCAGGTCGCTCGTTTGTATCACGTACGCGTTTAACACCTTCTAAATATGATAACCAGCCAACCGTTGTATTTAGGGTTGTACTTGCAAACCCACTTACATCGGGGGCTATTTTAAAAGATATTTTAGCTGAGCAAAAAGAATTGGCTAAAACCGATCCCGTGTTCAAAAAGTATTTAAGAAAGTACATGTAG
- a CDS encoding flavin prenyltransferase UbiX, translated as MQFKDKITLAFSGASGAPYGLRLLEVLLEQQFQVYVLISSAARVVLDTESNIKLSGNEDKATEQLSALFNAKPEQLKVYGKDNWFSPVASGSAAPKKMVVCPCSAGSVSAIAVGASDNLLERAADVVIKERGQLILVPRETPFNEIHLENMLKLSRLGVTIMPAAPGFYHKPQSIEDLVDFMVARILDHLNIEHNLTKRWGYGEGK; from the coding sequence GTGCAATTTAAAGATAAAATTACGCTCGCTTTTAGTGGCGCATCGGGTGCGCCTTATGGTTTAAGGCTGCTTGAAGTGTTGCTTGAGCAGCAATTTCAAGTTTACGTACTTATCTCAAGTGCTGCGCGAGTGGTGCTTGACACAGAATCAAACATCAAGCTCTCTGGTAATGAAGATAAAGCAACTGAACAGTTAAGTGCGCTGTTTAATGCCAAACCCGAGCAGTTAAAGGTATATGGTAAAGATAACTGGTTTAGCCCAGTAGCCTCGGGCTCTGCGGCGCCTAAAAAAATGGTAGTATGCCCGTGTAGTGCAGGTTCTGTATCAGCAATTGCGGTAGGCGCATCAGATAACCTATTAGAGCGCGCCGCTGATGTGGTTATTAAAGAACGCGGGCAGCTTATTTTAGTACCACGCGAAACACCATTTAACGAAATTCATTTAGAAAACATGCTAAAGCTTTCTCGTTTAGGGGTAACTATTATGCCTGCGGCACCTGGCTTTTATCATAAACCGCAAAGTATTGAAGACTTAGTTGATTTTATGGTGGCGAGAATTTTAGATCATTTAAACATTGAACATAACCTAACAAAACGTTGGGGTTATGGTGAGGGTAAGTAA